The following proteins come from a genomic window of Carassius carassius chromosome 10, fCarCar2.1, whole genome shotgun sequence:
- the aamp gene encoding angio-associated migratory cell protein produces MDNPEQDSLNLHEDEEIIEVIDLGDTEQTAEDLAEELEDVDLAEAGNVDDDGWETEDEMESEQDDSELTFSKHTGSVFCVSLDPVSNSLAVTGGEDDRAFVWSVSDGDVLFECTGHKDSVTCAAFSSDSKLVVSGDMSGLIKVWNVENKEEIWSFEVGDLEWLEWHPCAPVLLAGTADGNVWMWKIPSGECKTFQGPNCQATSGKILPDGKRAVVGYEDGSFRLWDLKQGNAVYVIKGHDGHQGALTSMACNKEGTLVLTGSVDGQAKLFNTSTGKVLCSFSSETSEAKDSMQEQDSNSVESVGFCNVLPLVAVAYLDGTLAIYDMNSQSLRHRCKHEVGVVHLQWEEASAVISTCNLAGVVTLWDARSGVMMSEYRGHSAEILDFVLNRDASVAVTAGGDHNAKVFCLQRPDR; encoded by the exons aTGGATAATCCTGAGCAAGATTCGCTGAACCTGCACGAAGATGAAGAAATCATCGAGGTTATTGATCTCGGTGACACAGAACAGACCGCAG AGGATCTGGCGGAGGAGCTGGAGGATGTAGATTTGGCGGAGGCTGGGAATGTGGATGATGACGGATGGGAGACGGAGGATGAGATGGAGTCTGAGCAGGACGACAGTGAACTGACCTTCTCCAAACACACGG GATCTGTCTTTTGTGTTAGTTTGGACCCCGTGAGCAACAGTCTGGCTGTCACCGGCGGAGAGGACGACAGGGCCTTCGTGTGGAGCGTGTCTGATGGAGACGTGCTGTTTGAATGCACAG GTCACAAGGATTCGGTCACATGTGCTGCGTTCAGCTCCGACTCCAAGCTGGTGGTGTCTGGTGATATGAGCGGTCTCATTAAGGTCTGGAACGTGGAGAACAAGGAGGAAATCTGGTCTTTTGAGGTTGGAGACCTGGAA TGGTTGGAGTGGCATCCCTGTGCTCCGGTGCTGCTGGCCGGAACAGCTGATGGGAACGTCTGGATGTGGAAGATCCCGAGCGGAGAGTGCAAGACATTTCAAGGGCCCAACTGCCAGGCGACTAGCGGGAAGATCCTTCCTGACG GAAAGAGAGCAGTTGTGGGCTACGAGGACGGAAGTTTTCGTCTGTGGGACTTAAAACAAGGCAATGCCGTTTATGTCATCAAAG GTCATGATGGTCATCAGGGAGCGCTGACCTCTATGGCGTGCAATAAAGAGGGAACGCTGGTTCTGACCGGGTCAGTGGATGGTCAGGCTAAACTCTTCAACACATCCACTGGGAAG gtGTTATGCTCATTTTCCAGTGAAACCAGTGAAGCAAAAGACTCCATGCAGGAGCAGGATTCCAACTCCGTGGAATCTGTGGGATTTTGTAATGT GTTACCCCTAGTTGCTGTTGCATATCTGGACGGAACCCTGGCCATTTATGATATGAATTCACAGAGCCTCAGACATCGGTGTAAACATGAG gtgggTGTAGTGCACCTGCAGTGGGAGGAGGCGTCAGCGGTCATCTCCACCTGTAATCTGGCTGGTGTGGTCACTCTGTGGGACGCCAGATCAGGAGTCATGATGTCAGAGTACCGCGGACACTCGGCTGAGATCCTCGACTTTGTGCTGAACAG AGACGCATCAGTCGCCGTCACCGCCGGAGGAGACCATAACGCCAAAGTGTTCTGCCTGCAGAGACCCGACCGATAG